A region from the Medicago truncatula cultivar Jemalong A17 chromosome 6, MtrunA17r5.0-ANR, whole genome shotgun sequence genome encodes:
- the LOC25497280 gene encoding polynucleotide 3'-phosphatase ZDP isoform X1 — MAPSESSVVAEYAKSNRSTCKKCSEAIQSKTLRLGLITKDKSRGFDVTKWHHLTCFTVPSSHSSIDKITGFSSLKSGDQEALTKLFTEQEDNSAEASKKTKGIQNEEQDAEERDSKKTKLSTSDVKAAININFSVSDVKSTYKDATLLPKWKAFQTVIFLERDDGLEDSSKIAAFDFDGCLAKTAVNRVGPDAWSLMYPSIPDKLQSLYNNGYKLVIFTNESNIDRWKNSRQKAVDSKIGRLNQFIEEVKVPIQVFIACGTGKSGKAGKKGKSGKAGTEEDDPFRKPKPGMWQLMEKHFNSGLTIDMDESFYVGDAAGRESDHSDADIKFAEANGLKFYVPEEYFAA; from the exons ATGGCGCCGTCGGAGTCATCCGTTGTGGCGGAGTACGCAAAGTCTAACCGTTCGACGTGCAAGAAATGCTCAGAAGCTATACAATCTAAAACCCTAAGATTGGGTTTGATTACAAAAGACAAGAGTAGAGGCTTCGATGTTACTAAATGGCACCACCTCACTTGCTTCACTGTACCCTCCTCTCACTCCTCAATTGATAAAATTACCGGCTTTTCCTCGTTGAAG AGCGGTGACCAGGAAGCTCTCACGAAGTTATTTACTGAACAGGAGGACAACTCTGCAGAG GCTAGTAAAAAAACGAAAGGCATACAAAATGAAGAGCAAGATGCTGAAGAAAGGgattcaaagaaaacaaaa TTATCCACCTCTGATGTCAAAGCTGCGATTAATATCAACTTTTCAGTTTCTGATGTCAAGAGCACATACAAG GATGCTACCCTTTTGCCTAAATGGAAGGCTTTCCAGACAGTCATTTTTCTTGAACGG GATGATGGTCTGGAAGATTCAAGTAAAATTGCTgcatttgattttgatggttGTCTTGCGAAAACTGCTGTGAATAG AGTTGGTCCAGATGCTTGGTCTCTCATGTATCCCTCAATTCCTGATAAACTGCAAAGCTTATACAACAATGGCTACAAGCTG GTAATTTTCACCAATGAATCCAATATTGATCGTTGGAAGAACAGCAGACAGAAAGCCGTGGACTCAAAAATTGGACGTCTAAATCAGTTTATTGAGGAAGTGAAGGTCCCAATTCAG GTTTTTATAGCTTGTGGGACAGGTAAGTCAGGCAAAGCTGGAAAAAAGGGTAAGTCGGGCAAAGCTGGAACAGAGGAAGATGATCCTTTTCGGAAACCAAAACCAGGGATGTGGCAACTTATGGAGAAACACTTTAACTCCGGTCTTACCATCGATATGGATGA ATCCTTTTATGTCGGTGATGCAGCTGGGAGAGAATCAGATCATAGTGATGCTGATATTAAATTTGCAGAG GCAAATGGTTTGAAATTTTATGTCCCTGAAGAGTACTTTGCCGCATGA
- the LOC25497280 gene encoding polynucleotide 3'-phosphatase ZDP isoform X2 — MAPSESSVVAEYAKSNRSTCKKCSEAIQSKTLRLGLITKDKSRGFDVTKWHHLTCFTVPSSHSSIDKITGFSSLKSGDQEALTKLFTEQEDNSAEASKKTKGIQNEEQDAEERDSKKTKLSTSDVKAAININFSVSDVKSTYKDATLLPKWKAFQTVIFLERDDGLEDSSKIAAFDFDGCLAKTAVNRVGPDAWSLMYPSIPDKLQSLYNNGYKLVIFTNESNIDRWKNSRQKAVDSKIGRLNQFIEEVKVPIQYSIVPPTKLIFNSRFL, encoded by the exons ATGGCGCCGTCGGAGTCATCCGTTGTGGCGGAGTACGCAAAGTCTAACCGTTCGACGTGCAAGAAATGCTCAGAAGCTATACAATCTAAAACCCTAAGATTGGGTTTGATTACAAAAGACAAGAGTAGAGGCTTCGATGTTACTAAATGGCACCACCTCACTTGCTTCACTGTACCCTCCTCTCACTCCTCAATTGATAAAATTACCGGCTTTTCCTCGTTGAAG AGCGGTGACCAGGAAGCTCTCACGAAGTTATTTACTGAACAGGAGGACAACTCTGCAGAG GCTAGTAAAAAAACGAAAGGCATACAAAATGAAGAGCAAGATGCTGAAGAAAGGgattcaaagaaaacaaaa TTATCCACCTCTGATGTCAAAGCTGCGATTAATATCAACTTTTCAGTTTCTGATGTCAAGAGCACATACAAG GATGCTACCCTTTTGCCTAAATGGAAGGCTTTCCAGACAGTCATTTTTCTTGAACGG GATGATGGTCTGGAAGATTCAAGTAAAATTGCTgcatttgattttgatggttGTCTTGCGAAAACTGCTGTGAATAG AGTTGGTCCAGATGCTTGGTCTCTCATGTATCCCTCAATTCCTGATAAACTGCAAAGCTTATACAACAATGGCTACAAGCTG GTAATTTTCACCAATGAATCCAATATTGATCGTTGGAAGAACAGCAGACAGAAAGCCGTGGACTCAAAAATTGGACGTCTAAATCAGTTTATTGAGGAAGTGAAGGTCCCAATTCAG TATAGTATAGTTCCACCTACGAAACTTATCTTCAATTCTAG GTTTTTATAG